A region from the Panthera uncia isolate 11264 chromosome D3 unlocalized genomic scaffold, Puncia_PCG_1.0 HiC_scaffold_8, whole genome shotgun sequence genome encodes:
- the CRYBB3 gene encoding beta-crystallin B3, whose amino-acid sequence MAEQHGAPEQAAAGKSHGGLGGSYKVIVYEMENFQGKRCELSAECPNLTESLLEKVGSIQVESGPWLAFERRAFRGEQFVLEKGDYPRWDAWSNSHHSDSLLSLRPLQIDGPDHKLHLFENPAFSGRKMEIVDDDVPSLWAHGFQDRVASIRAINGTWVGYEFPGYRGRQYVFERGEYRHWNEWDANQPQLQSVRRIRDQKWHKRGCFLSS is encoded by the exons atggcggaacagcatggcgCACCCGAGCAAGCTGCAGCGGGCAAGAGCCACGGCGGCCTTGGGGGCAGCTACAAG GTGATCGTATACGAAATGGAGAACTTCCAGGGCAAGCGGTGCGAGCTCTCGGCTGAGTGCCCCAACCTGACGGAGAGCCTGCTGGAGAAGGTGGGCTCCATCCAAGTGGAGTCTGGGCC GTGGCTGGCGTTCGAACGCAGGGCCTTCCGTGGCGAACAGTTTGTCCTGGAGAAGGGGGATTACCCTCGCTGGGACGCCTGGTCCAACAGCCACCACAGCGACAGCCTCCTGTCCCTCCGGCCCCTGCAAATC GATGGCCCGGATCACAAGCTGCACCTGTTTGAGAACCCAGCTTTCAGCGGCCGCAAGATGGAGATAGTGGATGACGACGTGCCCAGCCTCTGGGCGCATGGCTTCCAGGACCGCGTGGCGAGCATCCGGGCCATCAACGGGAC GTGGGTTGGCTACGAGTTCCCCGGCTACCGTGGGCGCCAATATGTGTTCGAGCGGGGTGAGTACCGCCACTGGAACGAGTGGGACGCCAACCAGCCGCAGCTGCAGTCTGTGCGCCGCATCCGGGACCAGAAGTGGCACAAGCGGGGCTGCTTCCTCAGCAGCTGA
- the CRYBB2 gene encoding beta-crystallin B2, protein MASDHQTQAGKPQPLNPKIIIFEQENFQGHSHELSGPCPNLKETGVEKAGSVLVQAGPWVGYEQANCKGEQFVFEKGEYPRWDSWTSSRRTDSLSSLRPIKVDSQEHKIILYENPNFTGKKMEIIDDDVPSFHAHGYQEKVSSVRVQSGTWVGYQYPGYRGLQYLLEKGDYKDSGDFGAPHPQVQSVRRIRDMQWHQRGAFHPSN, encoded by the exons ATGGCCTCAGACCACCAGACCCAAGCGGGCAAGCCACAGCCCCTCAACCCCAAG ATCATCATCTTTGAGCAAGAGAACTTCCAGGGCCACTCACACGAGCTCAGCGGGCCTTGCCCCAACCTGAAGGAGACTGGCGTGGAGAAGGCAGGCTCCGTCCTGGTGCAGGCTGGACC CTGGGTGGGCTACGAACAAGCCAACTGCAAGGGTGAGCAGTTTGTGTTCGAGAAGGGCGAGTACCCCCGCTGGGACTCATGGACCAGCAGTCGGAGGACGGACTCCCTCAGCTCCCTGAGGCCCATCAAAGTG GACAGCCAAGAGCACAAGATCATCCTCTATGAAAACCCCAACTTCACGGGGAAGAAGATGGAAATCATAGACGATGATGTGCCCAGCTTCCACGCCCACGGCTACCAGGAGAAGGTGTCGTCGGTGCGCGTGCAGAGTGGCAC GTGGGTCGGCTACCAGTACCCCGGCTACCGCGGGCTGCAGTACCTGCTGGAGAAGGGAGACTACAAGGACAGCGGTGACTTtggggctccccacccccaggtgcaGTCCGTGCGCCGCATCCGCGACATGCAGTGGCACCAACGGGGCGCCTTCCACCCCTCCAACTAG